From the Manis javanica isolate MJ-LG chromosome 11, MJ_LKY, whole genome shotgun sequence genome, one window contains:
- the OR51Q1 gene encoding olfactory receptor 51Q1, translating to MSEETNTTQDPFYFILTGIPGFEASHVWISIPFCCLYVTSILGNTTVLAVLRKEPSLHQPMYLFLSMLALTDLGLTLTTLPTVMQLLWFNTGQISFEACFAQLFFIHTFSFMESSVLLAMSFDRYVAICRPLHYASILTNEVIGKIGLAIVCRCVLAVLPSLFLLKRLPFCRSHLLSHSYCLHQDMIRLVCEDTQVNSWYGLALVLLIIVMDPLLIVLSYAMILRSVLGVASMAERRRALNNCLSHILAVLVLYVPMVGVSMTHRFAKHVSPLVHVIMASVYLLAPPVMNPIIYSVKTKQIRQGITSLLSRRNMHLR from the coding sequence ATGTCTGAGGAGACTAACACCACCCAAGACCCCTTCTACTTCATCCTCACGGGCATCCCTGGATTTGAGGCCTCCCACGTCTGGATCTCCATCCCCTTCTGCTGTCTCTACGTCACCTCCATCCTGGGCAACACCACCGTCCTCGCTGTCCTCCGCAAAGAGCCATCCCTCCACCAGCCCATGTACCTGTTTCTCTCCATGCTGGCCCTGACTGACCTGGGTCTCACCCTCACCACCCTGCCCACCGTCATGCAGCTCCTCTGGTTCAACACTGGTCAGATCAGCTTTGAAGCTTGCTTTGCACAGTTATTTTTCATTCACACATTCTCCTTCATGGAATCTTCTGTGCTCTTGGCCATGTCCtttgaccgctatgtggccatctgccgcCCCCTCCATTATGCCAGCATCCTCACCAATGAGGTCATTGGCAAGATCGGGTTAGCCATTGTCTGCCGCTGTGTTCTGGCTGttcttccctctcttttcctcctcaAGCGCCTGCCCTTCTGCCGCTCCCACCTTCTGTCTCACTCGTACTGCCTCCACCAGGATATGATTCGCCTGGTGTGTGAGGACACGCAGGTCAACAGCTGGTATGGACTTGCTCTGGTTTTGCTCATTATTGTGATGGACCCTCTGCTCATTGTGCTCTCCTATGCAATGATTCTGAGAAGTGTCCTGGGAGTAGCCTCCATGGCTGAGCGGCGCCGGGCCCTCAACAACTGCCTGTCCCACATTCTGGCTGTGCTGGTGCTTTATGTCCCCATGGTTGGGGTATCTATGACTCATCGATTTGCCAAGCATGTCTCTCCACTGGTCCATGTTATCATGGCCAGTGTCTACCTGTTGGCACCTCCTGTGATGAACCCCATAATTTACAGTGTAAAGACTAAGCAGATCCGCCAGGGAATTACCAGCCTCCTTTCCCGAAGAAACATGCATTTAAGGTAA